A single genomic interval of Candidatus Auribacterota bacterium harbors:
- the deoC gene encoding deoxyribose-phosphate aldolase, with translation MKRPDYDRELAKLIDHTLLKTDAKKRDFDRVCEEAKKYHFRSVCVFSGDVEYVAAKLKGSDVIPIAVVGFPHGQMTPVAKAFEAHDAIVRRGAREIDMVINVSALKSRHYILVFEDIQQVVKACEGRPLKVIIETALLTNPEKICACCLAKTAGARFIKTSTGKEEGGATVEDVKLIREVVGDELLIKASGGIKTREFAYELIRAGANRIGTSQSVAIVTGKAAKGG, from the coding sequence ATGAAAAGACCGGACTATGACCGGGAGCTCGCAAAGCTCATCGATCATACGCTCTTGAAAACGGATGCCAAGAAAAGAGATTTCGACAGGGTCTGCGAGGAGGCGAAGAAATACCATTTTCGATCGGTCTGCGTCTTCTCCGGTGATGTCGAGTACGTGGCGGCGAAGTTGAAGGGGTCCGATGTCATTCCGATCGCGGTGGTAGGGTTTCCTCACGGCCAGATGACGCCCGTCGCCAAGGCGTTTGAGGCGCATGACGCGATCGTGAGGAGAGGCGCCCGGGAGATAGATATGGTGATCAACGTGAGCGCCCTGAAGAGCAGGCACTACATCCTCGTCTTTGAGGATATCCAGCAAGTGGTGAAGGCTTGCGAGGGGAGGCCGCTCAAAGTCATTATTGAAACCGCACTCCTTACCAATCCCGAAAAGATCTGCGCCTGCTGTCTCGCGAAGACGGCCGGCGCCCGTTTTATCAAGACATCCACGGGGAAAGAGGAGGGCGGTGCGACGGTCGAGGATGTGAAGCTCATACGGGAGGTGGTGGGAGACGAGCTCCTCATCAAGGCGAGCGGCGGCATCAAAACGAGGGAGTTCGCCTACGAGCTCATCAGGGCGGGCGCCAACAGGATCGGCACGAGCCAGTCGGTCGCGATTGTCACCGGAAAGGCAGCGAAGGGCGGATAG
- a CDS encoding phosphotransferase: MLLEIHGHSSKHSTCSSAPPLELVRQARAKALQGIIITEHHYLWSDEELLTLRREAEVENHFLILAGQEVETDVGHLLVYGASRSIEGGLPVAELRKRHPEAALVLAHPYRDGREVQPELLMGPCLDGVEIFSGNHSVRENCRGLRDWHRFKFTATGGTDIHAKRQGDLYPTQFDHPVRDIGGVAAEIKAGRCRPFFKEIPKSGASLEVTEITIGTKGEDELRPRIIFRKYDSRQKWEKAERAFGIMKEIYRHGFDAGPFRVPTPIDREPETLTLIEQGLRGKSLFEKLKLAGPAGGREFVELSARWLARLHNLRLRVTPLEKCMEEEPARLERYVKHFSQIKHAMTEAAGRIMDEVRARGLRIIASSPESVVQCHGDYHPKNIFIGQDMAEDGTTQFVSAIDFESSHIAPRAFDAGCFLAQYENQLYPIPRLLESCPGEIFLQAYLGASENLPGEFLSQVSVYRARADLSIASYLIAVGKGESDDLKRVMRDAEKALSAA, encoded by the coding sequence ATGCTCCTGGAAATCCACGGTCACTCATCGAAGCACTCGACATGCAGCTCAGCGCCCCCGCTCGAGCTCGTGCGCCAGGCGCGGGCAAAAGCCCTCCAGGGAATCATCATCACCGAGCACCACTATCTCTGGTCGGACGAGGAGCTCCTCACCCTGCGGAGAGAAGCGGAGGTCGAGAATCATTTCCTCATCCTCGCCGGCCAGGAGGTCGAGACCGATGTTGGCCATCTGCTCGTCTATGGAGCCTCCCGATCAATCGAAGGGGGTCTCCCCGTTGCTGAGCTTCGGAAGAGGCACCCGGAGGCCGCGCTCGTCCTGGCCCATCCCTACCGCGATGGCAGAGAAGTTCAGCCTGAACTGCTGATGGGCCCGTGCCTCGACGGCGTCGAAATCTTCAGCGGCAACCACTCGGTCAGGGAGAACTGCCGCGGCCTGCGCGACTGGCACCGGTTCAAGTTCACCGCGACCGGCGGCACGGACATTCACGCGAAGAGGCAGGGCGATCTCTACCCCACTCAATTCGACCACCCCGTGAGGGATATCGGAGGGGTTGCCGCTGAGATAAAGGCGGGCCGCTGCAGGCCGTTTTTCAAGGAGATCCCCAAATCCGGCGCCAGCCTCGAGGTCACCGAAATCACCATCGGCACCAAGGGGGAGGATGAGTTGCGCCCCCGTATTATCTTCAGAAAATATGACTCGCGGCAGAAATGGGAGAAGGCCGAGCGGGCGTTCGGCATCATGAAGGAGATCTACCGCCACGGTTTCGATGCGGGCCCCTTCAGGGTTCCCACCCCCATAGACAGGGAACCGGAGACGCTCACCCTCATCGAGCAGGGGTTGAGGGGAAAGTCGCTGTTCGAGAAGCTGAAGCTCGCCGGCCCGGCCGGGGGACGGGAATTCGTCGAGCTGTCCGCGCGGTGGCTCGCGCGACTGCATAACCTTCGTTTGCGCGTGACCCCCCTTGAAAAGTGCATGGAGGAGGAACCTGCCCGCCTCGAGCGCTACGTGAAGCACTTCTCCCAAATCAAGCACGCAATGACAGAAGCTGCGGGGAGGATCATGGATGAGGTACGCGCGCGCGGATTGCGCATCATCGCATCCTCGCCTGAGTCGGTCGTGCAGTGCCATGGGGATTACCATCCAAAAAATATTTTCATCGGGCAGGACATGGCGGAGGACGGGACGACGCAGTTCGTCTCCGCCATCGACTTCGAGAGCTCCCACATCGCCCCTCGGGCGTTCGACGCGGGCTGCTTCCTCGCGCAGTACGAAAATCAGCTCTATCCGATTCCGCGTCTTCTGGAGAGCTGCCCGGGGGAGATCTTCCTGCAGGCATACCTCGGTGCGTCCGAGAATCTCCCGGGGGAATTTCTCTCGCAGGTCAGTGTCTACCGCGCCCGGGCGGACCTGAGCATCGCTTCCTACCTCATCGCGGTGGGCAAGGGAGAGAGCGACGATCTGAAAAGGGTCATGCGCGACGCGGAGAAGGCGCTGTCAGCCGCGTGA